The window ATATTACGAATTAGTTTCAAATTCATAACAAGTGTGAAAAAAGATTGTTCGATGGAATTGCCAGAAAACTTATAAAGAGTTAGATAAGAGGAATTTATGGAGTTCAAAAGTATTTCCCGCACCATACGAACTCCATAAAATACACCCTAAAAGGCAGTGATTATGTTAGCTTTGTCTGTATTTAAGCTTGCCTGATCCTGCCTCCTTGGGTTAGAAGGAGGATAAAGTATGAAATGTAGTAAAAAATTGTTGATAGGAACGTTGTTATTAACTGCATTGCTGGTAAATATGGCATCTCCGGCGTCAGCGTACCAGTATAATGGACGTTATTGGCATCAAGGATATGCTCAGTATACTAAGGATTCTTCAATTCCAAGTAGTTGGTCAACTCCTTTAGCTAGTGCTGCTAATACATGGAACAATGCTGGTACAAACTTCTTCTTTTATCAGATTTCTTGCAACAATAAATTGTATTACAAATTACTTGGAGACATCTCAATATTAGCAGTTACCCACGAGGTATACTCTGGTGATTCAATGCTAAGTTGCACCGTAGACTTCAATAAAGATTTTGGTGCACTCTGGTCAACTTCAGGAGAGCAATATCATTATGATGTGCAGAATGTTGCTACTCACGAATTTGGGCATTGGTTAAGTTTGGGCGATTTATATACTAGTGCAGATACTGAAAAAACGATGTATTACACCATATCACTGGGCGAAACAAAGAAAAGGACTCTTCATTCGGATGATATCGCAGGTATCCAATCCATTTATTAAATAAAAGGTGGTGGTAGTAGATGTCAATAAAAAATAGTACAAAGTATGGAATTTTTATAGTTGGGGGGCTTTCATTAATAATTTTAAGTGCTTTCGCAATATCTGACTCCTCAC is drawn from Methanosarcina lacustris Z-7289 and contains these coding sequences:
- a CDS encoding matrixin family metalloprotease, giving the protein MKCSKKLLIGTLLLTALLVNMASPASAYQYNGRYWHQGYAQYTKDSSIPSSWSTPLASAANTWNNAGTNFFFYQISCNNKLYYKLLGDISILAVTHEVYSGDSMLSCTVDFNKDFGALWSTSGEQYHYDVQNVATHEFGHWLSLGDLYTSADTEKTMYYTISLGETKKRTLHSDDIAGIQSIY